In the genome of Bosea sp. ANAM02, the window TGAATGCTGCGCCGCAACCCAGCCTTGCAGCCATGGGCGTCATGCTCCCGACCCCGTTGACCATGAACAAAAGCAGGCTCATTGCCTGCATCATGACCACGATCCCGCTGCAATCCGTCGCTCGCCGTCCGCTGATGCCGGTTCTGGCGGCGCTCAGCCTCGCGCATCTGCTGAACGATCTCGTGCAGTCGATGATTCCGGCGCTATATCCGTTGTTCAAGGAGAACTATCAGCTCGATTTCGTGCAGATCGGCCTGATCACACTCGCCTTCCAGGTGACCTCGTCGCTGCTGCAGCCGATCCTCGGCTTCGTCACCGACCGCAAGCCCTGGCCCTATGCGATGGTCGCCGGGATGTGCTCGACGCTGGCGGGCCTCTTGATGCTCTCCTTCGCCCATAGCTACGCCATGGTCCTGCTCGCGGCGGGGCTGATCGGGCTGGGCTCGGCCGTGTTCCACCCGGAGGCGACGCGGATGGCGCGCCATGCCGCGGCCGGCCGGCAGGGGTTGGCGCAGGGCGTGTTCCAGGTCGGCGGCCATATCGGCTATTCGGTCGGCCCGCTGCTGGCTGCGGCCGTGGTGATGCCGCGCGGGCAGGAGAGCCTGTCCTGGTTCTCCGGCGTCGTACTGGTCGCGATGCTGGTGATGGGCTGGCTCGGCTCGCGCTATTCGGCGATGCGGCGCGAACAGAAATCGTCGTCGAGCCATGCCGATGAAAGCGCGAGCCACGGCCTGCCGCGCGGGCGCGTGCTGCTGGCGATGGCCGTGCTGGTGATGTTGCTGATCTCGAAGAACGGCTACACGGCCGCCTTCACCTCCTATTACACCTTCTACCTGATCGAGCGCTTCGGCATCGAGATCCAGCTCTCGCAGATCATGCTGTTCCTCTATCTCGTCGTCGGCGCGATCGGCGTGATCGTCGG includes:
- a CDS encoding MFS transporter; the protein is MTTIPLQSVARRPLMPVLAALSLAHLLNDLVQSMIPALYPLFKENYQLDFVQIGLITLAFQVTSSLLQPILGFVTDRKPWPYAMVAGMCSTLAGLLMLSFAHSYAMVLLAAGLIGLGSAVFHPEATRMARHAAAGRQGLAQGVFQVGGHIGYSVGPLLAAAVVMPRGQESLSWFSGVVLVAMLVMGWLGSRYSAMRREQKSSSSHADESASHGLPRGRVLLAMAVLVMLLISKNGYTAAFTSYYTFYLIERFGIEIQLSQIMLFLYLVVGAIGVIVGGMIGDRIGRDRVIWLSILGSLPFALLLPHADLFWTGVLSIIVSFIMSSAFSAILIYAIDLVPHRVGLVGGLFYGLSFGLGGVAAAGIGLLADKIGIIEVFRICAWLPAFGLLTFLLPKGGRQS